The segment CCATAACATGGCCCACCGGGGTCTGCATCCAGCTGTTCACCGAAAGGATCCAGAAGGCCGAGATGAAGGTGCCGATCGCCACCATCAGCGTGGCGGTGAAGTGCAGGCCCCTGCCGACCTTCTTCATGCCGAACAGCATCACACCCAGAAAACCGGCCTCGAGGAAGAAGGCGGTGAGCACCTCATAGGCCATGAGCGGCCCGATCACCGGGCCCGCCTTGTCGGAGAAGGCCGACCAGTTCGTACCGAACTGGTACGACATCACGATCCCCGAGACGACGCCCATCGCAAAGGCGATCGCGAAGATTTTCAGCCAATATTTGAACAGGTCGAGGTAAACCGCCTTTCCGGTCTTCAGCCACAACCCCTCGAGCACCGCGAGATAGCTCGCAAGCCCGATCGAAAAGGCGGGAAAGATGAAGTGGAAACTGACGGTGAAGGCGAACTGGATGCGTGCCAGCAACAGGGCGTCGGCAGTATCGAACATCAGGCCATCCCCTTGCAAAAAGGACGGTCTCCAACCGGGAGAGCGGAAGGCCATCGCCTTCGCCGACGTTTAATGCGCCTTTGCCCCCCAATTCTCAAGGGGTGGGAAATGCCTAAGCAGAGCGTCCAGGTGCAGTATTTGCAATCAGCTCAAGGATCTGCGCCGCGCGTTCACTGTGGCAGATGAGCAGATCGGGAAGATACGGGTCCGCGCAATTATAGACGAGCGGCGCGCCGTCGATGCGGCTGACATGGAGCCCGGCGGCAAGCGCGACGGCGGCGGGCGCGCAATTGTCCCATTCATATTGGCCGCCGGTATGAAGGTAGATGTCGGCCTCGCCGCGCACCACCGCCATCGCCTTGGCGCCCGCAGAGCCCATCGGCACCAGTTCTGCGCCCAGTGCTTCGGCCACCGCCATCGCTTCGGCTGCGGGGCGCGTACGGCTCACCAGCATGCGCGGCGGGTTTGCCTCCGGCGCCAGTGGGGGCGGGGTGTCGGACGAAAGCGTTATCCCCAGCCCGGGCAGCGCGACCGCGCCGACGGCGGGCTTGCCGTCGATTGCCAGCGCGATGTGCACCGCCCAGTCGGTGCGCTTCTCCGAATATTCGCGCGTGCCGTCGAGCGGATCGACCACCCAGACGCGCTGCACCTGGCAGCGCTCGGCATTGTCCTGTTCTTCTTCGGACAAAATCGCGTCGCCGGGGCGCTGGGCTTTCAGTGCCGCGATGATGAAGGCGTTGGCAAGGCTGTCGCCCGCCTTGCCCAGCGCCTTGTCCTCGAACAGCCCCGATTTCTGGAGGGTCAGCAGGATTTCTCCTGCCGCACCGGCGATCCGGATGGCCAGCGCGACGTCGGTCACCATATGGTGAAGCCGCCATCGACGGTGAGCGCCTGTCCGGTGATGAAGGATGCCTGATCCGAGCACAACCAGACGACGGTGTCGGCGATTTCGCGCGGCACGCCGAGACGGCCCATCGGGGTTAGCGTGCGCATCTGGTCCATATCCTGCCGGTTCTCGCTGGCGTCGGTGATCGCGGTGCCACCGATCCCGCCGGGGCAGACCGCGTTGACGCGGATGCCCTTGGCCGCGAAATCGAGCGCGACCGAGCGGGTAAGCCCGACCACGCCCGTCTTGGAGGCGCTATAGGCGGACAGACCGGGTCCGCTCACCACGCCCATGATCGACGCGGTGTTGACGATCGCTCCGCCGCCCTGGCGCAGCATCTGTTCGCATTCATGCTTCAGGCACAGCCAGACGCCCTTCAGGTTGACGCCGATCGTGCGATCCCAGCTTTCCTCGGACATCTCGGTAATCGGCGCACCGCGCGGCGCGATCCCCGCATTGTTGAACGCGCAGTCGAGGCTGCCGAAATGCGCGACGGTGGTGCGCACGATCGCGTCGACATCTTCGCCTTGGGACACATCGCCGGGAACGAAGATCGCTTCGCCACCTGCGGCAGTGATCGCATGGGCGGTTTCTTCACCCGCCGCACGCGCGATATCGGTCACCACCACGCGCATGCCGGCCTTCGCAAAGGCATGCGCGGTTGCCCTACCCAGGCCGGTGGCTGCGCCCGTTACCAAAGCGATCTTCGTCATTCGTTCTTGTCCTCTCCGTATCGGCACGGAATCGGTGCCCATACGGAGTGTTTAGCCAATTATCCGTTCGACAATAAGGTCTGCGGCCTGTTCGGGTGTAAGGTTAGT is part of the Sphingomonas sp. C3-2 genome and harbors:
- a CDS encoding glucose 1-dehydrogenase — its product is MTKIALVTGAATGLGRATAHAFAKAGMRVVVTDIARAAGEETAHAITAAGGEAIFVPGDVSQGEDVDAIVRTTVAHFGSLDCAFNNAGIAPRGAPITEMSEESWDRTIGVNLKGVWLCLKHECEQMLRQGGGAIVNTASIMGVVSGPGLSAYSASKTGVVGLTRSVALDFAAKGIRVNAVCPGGIGGTAITDASENRQDMDQMRTLTPMGRLGVPREIADTVVWLCSDQASFITGQALTVDGGFTIW
- a CDS encoding 3'(2'),5'-bisphosphate nucleotidase CysQ, which codes for MVTDVALAIRIAGAAGEILLTLQKSGLFEDKALGKAGDSLANAFIIAALKAQRPGDAILSEEEQDNAERCQVQRVWVVDPLDGTREYSEKRTDWAVHIALAIDGKPAVGAVALPGLGITLSSDTPPPLAPEANPPRMLVSRTRPAAEAMAVAEALGAELVPMGSAGAKAMAVVRGEADIYLHTGGQYEWDNCAPAAVALAAGLHVSRIDGAPLVYNCADPYLPDLLICHSERAAQILELIANTAPGRSA